The DNA segment TATACACACTACTGATCCAACTAGTGTAGTTATATACTCCACAGCACTGTAACTATAGAGAATATACACATTAATATACACACTACTGATCCAACTAGTGGAGTTATATACTCcacaaaacacataaatgtcacaaaaatgtcaaaattttgacaaaaagtcacaaaaaacacaaaaatgtgaaagaaatgaaatagaaaaagGTTGAAATGAATCCTGATAACAGAGACACTGACTCTACGCTGGACGCCGTCCACAGCCAGACTCCTGTCGTCTCGTCCGTCGTATCTCATCACGGCGTCGCTGTACGTCGTCAGGAACGTCCCTTTAATCtggaaaacaaacaggaagttgtcAGTGTGAGCGCTGACGGGCGTTTATGAAGGTTTGTCTGAATGACCTCtgaatgacctctgacctcgtgGCGGAAGATGAATCCAGAGATTCCAGCGATGAGTTCAGTCAAGAAGaccagagacagaaacacagcatACTGAGGACAGACAACGCAGTACAGTTActactacagtagtattagtactctACTAgtcagcagtagtagtagtagtagtagtagttatagtagtaggagcagtagtagtagtagtagtagtactaaccagGCGTAGCATCCAGCAGCGCCCCCTACAGGTGGCGAAGCAGCCGAACAGTCCGAAGAGCGTGATGGCTCCTCCGGTGGCGGTGAGGACGTAGGGGGCGTTGGAGGGACCGCTGGAGATCAGGGACGTGTACGGACCCAACATGAACCTCCACCATAACCCCACCGCCAGCAGCACCACGCCGGTCACCTgacgggaggggggggggaaccgTCAGACTAACAACCAACGAGGAAGAAGTTCACTCCTCTGAGAGAGAACGCTGACTCAGCATCACATGACTGAGTCTCTAATGAGTCTGACAGGAACCTGAGGAACCGACAACAAGACGTGAAGAAGAGACGAGTCCTCACCGTCCGTCTATCTACAAACTCAACTATCAACATGTTCCTTTAGTTTAGAATAAGAGTTTAAATTTACAtcacaaaatgacaaacatggtgcaaatattaataaaaagatttcacaaaaataaaacacaaaaattgTACAAAAGAATACAAACATGTCACAAAGATTGGACAAATGTCACAAACAATTCAAAGAAACTTcacaaaaagtcacaaaaataaaacaaaaaatgcccCAAATGTTGCCATCAATGTTGCAAACattgaaaaaaatcaaaaattggacaaaatgtcacaaaaaataaaacacaaaaatttaaaaaaaatacaaacatgtccCAAATATTggacaaaatataacaaaaataaaaccccaaaaaatcacaaaaatgtcacagaagtggtgaaaacatgaaaaagtaAACGTAAACAATTATGGCATAAAAATGGCCCAAATG comes from the Sebastes fasciatus isolate fSebFas1 chromosome 24, fSebFas1.pri, whole genome shotgun sequence genome and includes:
- the LOC141762990 gene encoding tetraspanin-7-like isoform X2 — protein: MSPRRMETKPVIFCLKTLLLLYCLVFWVTGVVLLAVGLWWRFMLGPYTSLISSGPSNAPYVLTATGGAITLFGLFGCFATCRGRCWMLRLYAVFLSLVFLTELIAGISGFIFRHEIKGTFLTTYSDAVMRYDGRDDRSLAVDGVQRRLQCCGVYNYTSWISSVYINVYILYSYSAVECITPLVGSVVCILMCIFSIVTVLWSI